The following is a genomic window from Carassius gibelio isolate Cgi1373 ecotype wild population from Czech Republic chromosome B7, carGib1.2-hapl.c, whole genome shotgun sequence.
TCAATGGGTCATGTAGCTGCACCTGTTGAAAAGTATGTATTAGCAACTGAAACTAATGATATGAAAGCTCACCATAGTAAGCAAAGGCATATTGTGTGAGTTTAACtcactttgattaaaaaaaaaaaaaaaaaaagtggagccCCACTCAGAGGCATACCTGAGCTAGAGATTTTAAGATAGACAAAGTGAGAGAAAGGGACCAAAGGGCTGAAAAGGACGGAGCAGCTGATGACACATAAGAGAAAGTCAAATACACTTTACACTGCCCATCTACTGTATGGACTAACCTGTCATGTCAAATATCTCAGAATAATTTAGATTGCATGTTCTTTGTAATTGtataatacatgtaaaaaattaAGCCCAGACAAGTCTAGAATCTCTTCATCTGTCGTCTTTCCTGTCGCCTCTGTTTCTTGTCATTCTTCTCACTCTCTTCAGGGGCTGCCTGTGATTCAGCAGAAAAATAGGGGCCCAGGAAGTTCACCCACAATAAATGCAAAGCCCTTGCAGGTGCCTGATgtgaagagaaagaaaataatatggTTTCAGTGAAAGTGCAATTGTGAAACCTAAAATATATCACAATCAGTGGAATTATGCAGTCTCACCAAGAGCCAGAAGTACCAGCAGTAAGATGACAGAGTGCTGAGGACCTGAACAATAGCAGTAAGAAGAATCACATCCTTCAGGTGTCTGCATGTTCATATAAGAAAAGTCATTAGGTCACGAAGAGCATTAATCATTGTCTGGAAATATACAGCATATAAAAATGTACAGATTAAACATCCAACTCACTCTGCCAGGCCCTGTTCCATATTAAGGTCAATTCCTCCATCCAGCAAGCTACCGTCTTCACCAAACGTAGCTTTGGCCATCGCTGACATAGATCTGTAGCTGCCAATGTAGACCGCCACTGCGAACAGCAGAAAGAACTGGTACAAAGGAGACAAAGAGAGAGGTAAATAATATTTACCAAAATACTGGAAAAAGTTTATCATCTCATATTTTACCAAAAACCCATATACAGTGTTCTACATTAATATAAGCAAAGTCCTAGATGTGGACAGATGGACACTGTCTTCtaaaggttttatttatatatatatatatatatatatatatatatatatataaacaaaaatatatacaaaatcaagatgaaaatttacatttaaataaataatacacattgtattattatattgagtattaaaaaaaattatagtgtaTCAATACACactaagtattatttttttataaattaggtttttataaatacaaaataaatacagctgCCTTATACATTTTATCATGGGTGCCCCTCACATACAGATAATTATGGGGGTCCATGACATCTAAAAGATTGAAAACCCCAGGTCTATTTGCCACGAGCAGATATGAATCTGTCAGATTTGCTCACACACACCACTGAATGCAAAAGCCCAAAACATACAAATGCTTAATTATGATGCTCTTATTCAGATCATACTCTGACTCACCCATGTCCAAAATGTAGACGAGTTGTAAAAGAGCAAGAAATTGACTGCTAAATAAATAGCCTGAAAAGAACACAACAAATAAATCAATTCAAAACATGAAACACGTTTATAAAGGCGCCCTGGATCTCAGATGCATGCCTCACGTTTGCTCCCAGGATGATTCTGTTGTAGAACTTCAGAGTATCCTGGTTCTCGTCGTGGATTTGTTTCTTGCCTTTGGTTCCAACTTTTCCTTTCGGCTAAAGAAAGACATATTACTTAACAGGACTGCACTGACACGCAAGAAATCTCACAAGACATAATACACATTtatcacatgaatacatttaaagacacacagacatttattaaacaatattGTCTCGTACCGCCATCTCCCCGGAGTTCTCCTTCTCGTGCGACTATTTCACCTGATAACGCCTTTCTCTTTAGGCATCTAAAAAATTAACCGatctgattatattttaaagaataatctTCAAAATCAAACAAATAGCAAATTACACCTAAGCAAAATCACACATCAGCGCTCGCGAGCACGTTTCCGGCGCTTGGAAAATGCGTCACTAATGTCAAAAGGAAAACGACATGGATTTGACGCCACCTCGTGCTAATTTAATGCACGAACCGGAGTACAgggaccaattaaaaaaaaaaaaaatatatatatatatatatatatatatatatatatatatatatatatatatatataaacttattatatttttata
Proteins encoded in this region:
- the LOC127962036 gene encoding transmembrane protein 208, translating into MAPKGKVGTKGKKQIHDENQDTLKFYNRIILGANAIYLAVNFLLFYNSSTFWTWFFLLFAVAVYIGSYRSMSAMAKATFGEDGSLLDGGIDLNMEQGLAEHLKDVILLTAIVQVLSTLSSYCWYFWLLAPARALHLLWVNFLGPYFSAESQAAPEESEKNDKKQRRQERRQMKRF